In Massilia violaceinigra, one DNA window encodes the following:
- the metE gene encoding 5-methyltetrahydropteroyltriglutamate--homocysteine S-methyltransferase — protein MKTLQTHVLGFPRIGARRELKTALEAFWSGASGEAELEAAGAALRARHWALQAAAGLDLVTVGDFAFYDQVASHIQLFGCEPARFGFDDAASPLTRTFAMARGERSDCCGGQHKDQHGGHALDMTKWFDTNYHYLVPEFGPDTAFTLAAERLQAEVAEAQALGHRVKVSLIGPLTFLWLGSARQSGFDRLSLLEKLLPVYTALLIRLKAQGVEWVQVDEPILGLDLPQEWRNAFEIAYWLLAQSGASIMLATYFSPLEENLGLACRLPVAGLHVDGVRAAHELTSVCDWLALPKVLSVGIVDGRNIWRTDLDAAIDVLAPLLERRGELWLAPSCSLLHVPLSLADESALDPDVRSWLAFATEKLDELATLKAALSGAGAPQLAASRAAIASRARSTRVHSDAVAARVQALPRGADRRGAPFATRQALQRARFRLPAYPTTTIGSFPQTAAIRAARAAFRRGALPLAQYQSAMRAEIAHAVARQEAIGLDVLVHGEAERNDMVEYFGEQLDGFAFTQHGWVQSYGSRCVKPPVLYGDVARARPMTVEWTVHAQGLSARPVKGMLTGPVTILQWSFVRDDQPRALTALQIALAMRDEVADLQAAGIGIIQIDEPALREGLPLRRARWDDYLTWATRAFRITASAAQDATQIHTHMCYAEFNDILPQIAALDADVITIETSRSDMALLDGFGEYRYPNEIGPGVYDIHSPKVPDTDAIERLLRKAAQVIPAANLWVNPDCGLKTRGWAETEAALTNMVAAAKRMRA, from the coding sequence ATGAAAACGCTACAGACACACGTGCTCGGCTTCCCCCGCATCGGCGCGCGCCGCGAATTGAAGACCGCCCTCGAAGCCTTCTGGAGCGGCGCCAGCGGCGAGGCGGAACTGGAAGCGGCCGGCGCCGCCCTGCGCGCACGCCACTGGGCCCTGCAGGCCGCGGCCGGGCTCGATCTGGTGACGGTGGGCGACTTCGCCTTTTACGACCAGGTGGCCAGCCACATCCAGCTGTTCGGATGCGAACCGGCACGCTTCGGTTTCGACGACGCGGCCTCGCCCCTGACGCGCACCTTCGCCATGGCGCGCGGCGAGCGCAGCGATTGCTGCGGCGGCCAGCACAAGGACCAGCACGGCGGCCACGCGCTCGACATGACCAAGTGGTTCGACACGAACTACCACTATCTGGTGCCGGAATTCGGCCCCGACACCGCCTTCACCCTGGCCGCCGAACGCCTGCAGGCGGAAGTGGCCGAAGCCCAGGCGCTCGGGCACCGGGTCAAGGTCAGCCTGATCGGCCCGCTCACCTTCCTGTGGCTGGGCAGCGCGCGTCAAAGCGGCTTCGACCGTTTGAGCCTGCTCGAAAAGCTGCTCCCGGTCTACACCGCCTTGTTGATACGTCTCAAGGCTCAGGGCGTGGAATGGGTGCAGGTCGATGAACCCATCCTTGGCCTGGACTTGCCGCAGGAATGGCGCAACGCCTTCGAGATCGCCTACTGGCTGCTGGCGCAGTCGGGCGCTTCCATCATGCTGGCGACCTATTTTTCGCCGCTCGAAGAAAACCTGGGCCTGGCCTGCCGCCTGCCGGTGGCCGGCCTGCACGTGGACGGCGTGCGCGCGGCGCATGAACTGACCAGCGTGTGCGACTGGCTGGCCCTGCCCAAGGTGCTGTCGGTCGGCATCGTCGACGGACGCAATATCTGGCGCACCGACCTCGACGCCGCCATCGACGTGCTGGCGCCGCTGCTGGAACGCCGCGGCGAACTCTGGCTGGCGCCCTCGTGCTCGCTGCTGCACGTGCCCCTGAGCCTGGCCGATGAAAGCGCGCTCGACCCCGACGTGCGCTCGTGGCTGGCGTTCGCCACCGAAAAACTCGACGAACTGGCGACCCTGAAAGCGGCCCTGAGCGGGGCCGGCGCGCCGCAGCTGGCCGCGTCGCGCGCGGCCATTGCCAGCCGCGCCCGCAGCACCCGCGTGCACAGCGACGCCGTGGCGGCCCGGGTCCAGGCCTTGCCACGCGGCGCCGACCGGCGCGGCGCACCGTTTGCCACGCGCCAGGCGCTGCAGCGCGCGCGTTTCCGGCTGCCGGCCTATCCGACCACGACCATCGGCTCGTTCCCGCAGACGGCGGCGATTCGCGCCGCGCGCGCCGCCTTCCGCCGCGGCGCCCTGCCGCTGGCCCAGTATCAGAGCGCGATGCGCGCCGAAATCGCGCATGCGGTGGCGCGCCAGGAAGCAATCGGGCTCGACGTGCTGGTGCATGGCGAAGCCGAGCGCAACGACATGGTCGAGTATTTCGGCGAGCAGCTCGACGGCTTTGCCTTTACGCAGCATGGCTGGGTGCAGTCGTACGGCTCGCGCTGCGTCAAGCCGCCGGTGCTGTATGGCGACGTGGCGCGCGCGCGCCCGATGACGGTGGAGTGGACCGTGCATGCGCAGGGCTTGTCGGCGCGGCCGGTCAAGGGCATGCTCACCGGGCCGGTCACGATCCTGCAATGGTCGTTCGTGCGCGACGACCAGCCGCGCGCGTTGACCGCGCTGCAGATCGCGCTGGCCATGCGCGACGAGGTGGCCGACCTGCAGGCGGCCGGGATCGGCATCATCCAGATCGACGAACCGGCCCTGCGCGAAGGCTTGCCGCTGCGACGCGCGCGCTGGGACGATTACCTGACGTGGGCCACGCGCGCGTTCCGCATCACGGCCAGCGCGGCGCAGGATGCGACCCAGATCCACACGCATATGTGCTACGCCGAGTTCAACGACATCCTGCCGCAGATCGCCGCGCTCGATGCCGACGTGATCACGATCGAAACCAGCCGCTCGGACATGGCGCTGCTCGACGGCTTCGGCGAGTATCGCTATCCGAACGAGATCGGGCCGGGCGTGTACGACATCCATTCGCCCAAGGTGCCGGACACGGACGCGATCGAGCGCCTGCTCAGGAAAGCGGCGCAGGTGATCCCGGCGGCTAACCTGTGGGTCAATCCCGATTGCGGCCTGAAAACGCGCGGCTGGGCGGAGACCGAGGCGGCGCTGACGAACATGGTGGCGGCGGCGAAACGCATGCGCGCCTGA
- a CDS encoding LysR family transcriptional regulator — MLELRHLRTLTALRSSGSLVRAAQLLNLTQSALSHQIKLMEERYGAPLFERKSLPIAFTATGMRLLALADQVLPEVEQAERDVARLSQGDKGQLRVALECHTCFDWLMPVMDAFRQRWPDVEIDLVSGFHSEPVDLLRSGLADLVIGSAGGPDYTVFPLFRFEILVVLAQKHRLATQRRLEAADFEGETLITYPVPEERIDLIREVLRPANVRFERRTAELTVAILQLVASRRGLAALPNWAIKNYVDYDYVLARPVGEFGLWSDLFVSVPPALAAKAYVSDFVGVIREQCARTLDGITLLS; from the coding sequence ATGCTAGAACTCCGACACCTGCGCACGCTCACGGCGCTGCGCTCTTCCGGCAGTCTGGTGCGTGCTGCACAGCTGCTGAACCTGACCCAGTCGGCCCTGTCGCACCAGATCAAGCTGATGGAAGAGCGCTACGGCGCGCCCCTGTTCGAGCGTAAGTCGCTGCCGATCGCGTTTACCGCCACCGGCATGCGCCTGCTCGCGCTGGCCGACCAGGTGCTGCCCGAGGTGGAGCAGGCCGAGCGCGACGTGGCGCGCCTGTCGCAGGGCGACAAGGGCCAGCTGCGCGTGGCGCTCGAATGCCACACCTGCTTCGACTGGCTGATGCCGGTCATGGATGCGTTCCGCCAGCGCTGGCCCGACGTCGAGATCGACCTGGTGTCGGGCTTTCACAGCGAACCGGTCGACCTGCTGCGCAGCGGCCTGGCCGACTTGGTGATCGGCTCGGCGGGCGGTCCCGACTACACCGTGTTTCCCCTGTTCCGCTTCGAAATTCTGGTGGTGCTGGCCCAGAAGCACCGCCTGGCCACCCAGCGCCGCCTGGAAGCGGCTGATTTTGAAGGCGAAACCCTGATCACCTATCCGGTGCCGGAAGAGCGCATCGACCTGATCCGCGAAGTCCTGCGCCCGGCCAATGTGCGCTTCGAGCGCCGCACGGCCGAGCTGACCGTGGCCATCCTGCAGCTCGTCGCCAGCCGGCGCGGCCTGGCCGCGCTGCCCAACTGGGCCATCAAGAACTACGTCGACTACGATTACGTGCTCGCGCGCCCGGTGGGCGAGTTCGGCCTGTGGAGCGACCTGTTCGTTTCGGTGCCGCCAGCCCTGGCCGCCAAGGCCTACGTGAGCGATTTCGTGGGCGTGATCCGCGAGCAGTGCGCACGCACGCTCGACGGCATCACCTTGCTTAGCTGA
- a CDS encoding acetyl-CoA C-acetyltransferase, which yields MEDVVIVAAGRTAVGKFGGALAKIPAAELGAHVIKHLLAQIDLDPAKVNEVILGQVLTAGAGQGPARQAVIKAGLPNMVPAFTVGKVCGSGLKATHLAAQAIKCGDADIVIAGGQENMSASPHVLNGSRDGFRMGDAKLVDTMIVDGLWDAFNQYHMGVTAENVAKKYDVSRAEQDEFALQSQLKAEAAQKAGKFKDEIIPFEIVSKKGTVVFDTDEYPKHGTTLESLASLRPAFDKAGTVTAGNASGLNDGAAAVIMMSASKAKELGLKPLARIKAYSSAGLDPTIMGMGPVSATKLCLQKAGWTHEDVDLMEINEAFAAQAVAVNKEMGWDTSKINVNGGAIALGHPIGASGCRVLVTLLHEMVRRDAKRGLASLCIGGGMGVALAVERD from the coding sequence ATGGAAGACGTCGTAATCGTGGCCGCTGGCCGTACCGCAGTCGGTAAATTTGGCGGCGCGCTCGCGAAAATTCCCGCCGCCGAACTGGGCGCCCACGTCATCAAGCACCTGCTGGCCCAGATCGACCTCGATCCGGCCAAAGTCAACGAGGTCATCCTCGGCCAGGTGCTGACCGCCGGTGCTGGCCAGGGCCCGGCCCGCCAGGCCGTGATCAAGGCTGGCTTGCCGAACATGGTGCCCGCTTTTACCGTCGGTAAAGTCTGCGGCAGCGGCCTGAAGGCCACCCATCTCGCGGCCCAGGCCATCAAGTGCGGCGACGCCGACATCGTCATCGCCGGCGGCCAGGAAAACATGAGCGCCTCGCCGCACGTGCTCAACGGCTCGCGCGACGGTTTCCGCATGGGCGACGCCAAGCTGGTCGACACCATGATCGTGGACGGCCTGTGGGACGCTTTCAACCAGTACCACATGGGCGTGACCGCCGAAAACGTCGCCAAGAAATACGACGTCTCGCGCGCCGAGCAGGACGAATTCGCGCTGCAGTCGCAGCTCAAGGCCGAAGCCGCGCAAAAGGCTGGCAAGTTCAAGGATGAAATCATTCCTTTTGAAATTGTGTCCAAGAAGGGCACCGTCGTGTTCGACACCGACGAGTATCCGAAGCACGGCACCACGCTCGAATCGCTGGCCAGCCTGCGCCCCGCTTTCGACAAAGCTGGTACCGTAACGGCGGGCAATGCCTCGGGCCTGAACGATGGCGCCGCCGCCGTCATCATGATGTCCGCTTCCAAGGCCAAGGAATTGGGCCTGAAGCCGCTGGCGCGCATCAAGGCGTATTCCTCGGCCGGGCTGGACCCGACCATCATGGGCATGGGCCCTGTCTCGGCGACCAAGCTGTGCCTGCAAAAGGCCGGCTGGACCCACGAAGACGTGGACCTGATGGAAATTAACGAAGCCTTCGCCGCGCAAGCGGTGGCCGTCAACAAGGAAATGGGCTGGGATACCAGCAAGATCAACGTCAACGGCGGCGCAATTGCACTGGGGCACCCGATTGGTGCGTCGGGCTGCCGCGTGCTGGTGACCTTGCTGCACGAAATGGTCCGGCGCGACGCCAAGCGCGGGCTGGCCAGCCTGTGCATCGGCGGCGGCATGGGCGTTGCTTTGGCAGTAGAACGCGACTGA
- the phbB gene encoding acetoacetyl-CoA reductase — MARVALVTGGMGGLGEAVCFKLAALGYRVVTTYSPGNKKVAEWLATTKDMGYDFKAYECDVADYDSAQACVSKIQDEVGLIDVLVNNAGITRDMTFKKMDKPNWDAVMATNLDSVFNMTKPVCDGMVERGWGRIINISSVNGQKGAFGQTNYSAAKAGMHGFTKALALEVARKGVTVNTISPGYIGTKMVMEIPKEVLDTKIIPQIPMARLGKPEEVAGLVAYLSSDEAAFVTGANIAINGGQHMS; from the coding sequence ATGGCTAGAGTTGCATTAGTGACCGGCGGTATGGGCGGTTTGGGCGAGGCGGTCTGTTTCAAGCTGGCCGCTCTCGGGTATCGGGTCGTCACCACGTATTCCCCTGGTAACAAGAAGGTCGCGGAATGGCTGGCGACCACCAAGGACATGGGCTACGACTTCAAGGCCTATGAGTGCGACGTGGCCGACTACGATTCGGCCCAGGCCTGCGTGTCCAAAATCCAGGATGAGGTCGGCCTGATCGACGTGCTGGTCAACAACGCCGGCATCACGCGCGACATGACGTTCAAGAAAATGGACAAGCCGAACTGGGACGCCGTCATGGCCACCAACCTCGACTCCGTCTTCAACATGACCAAACCGGTGTGCGATGGCATGGTCGAGCGCGGCTGGGGCCGCATCATCAACATCTCGTCGGTCAACGGCCAGAAGGGCGCCTTCGGCCAGACCAACTACTCGGCCGCCAAGGCCGGCATGCACGGCTTCACCAAGGCGCTGGCGCTGGAAGTGGCGCGCAAGGGCGTGACCGTCAACACCATTTCGCCGGGCTACATCGGCACCAAGATGGTCATGGAAATTCCGAAAGAAGTGCTCGACACCAAGATCATTCCGCAAATTCCGATGGCGCGCCTGGGCAAGCCGGAAGAAGTCGCCGGTCTGGTTGCCTACCTGTCGTCGGACGAAGCCGCTTTTGTTACGGGCGCCAATATCGCCATTAACGGCGGCCAGCACATGTCCTGA
- a CDS encoding AAA family ATPase encodes MAFSAKPYLREISITDDAGIDFDSYPFNIPAVRDMGVIEPHADVTFFVGENGAGKSTVLEAIAVAIGLSGEGGSRSVSRGQQKVSPLHDCLKLVKGFRKPAWSYFLRAESLFNVFTYLDELPPGGGPSKHLRSHGEAFIDVMLEFSAGGLYLLDEPEAALSPNRQLAALSAIDQLVKQDCQFIIATHSPILLSYPNAKILQFDGSGITEVAYEDTEHFAVTRDFLNHYPRRLQQLLADD; translated from the coding sequence ATGGCCTTCAGCGCCAAACCCTATTTACGCGAAATCTCGATCACCGATGATGCCGGGATCGATTTCGACAGTTACCCCTTCAATATCCCCGCCGTGCGCGACATGGGCGTGATCGAGCCGCACGCCGACGTTACCTTTTTCGTCGGCGAAAACGGCGCCGGCAAGTCGACGGTCCTCGAAGCGATCGCCGTGGCGATCGGCCTGTCCGGCGAAGGCGGCAGCCGCAGCGTCTCGCGCGGGCAGCAGAAGGTGTCGCCCCTGCACGATTGCCTGAAACTGGTGAAAGGCTTCCGCAAGCCGGCGTGGTCCTACTTCCTGCGCGCCGAAAGCCTGTTCAACGTCTTTACCTATCTCGACGAGCTCCCTCCCGGCGGAGGGCCATCGAAGCATCTGCGCTCGCACGGCGAAGCCTTCATTGACGTGATGCTGGAGTTTTCCGCCGGCGGCCTGTACCTGCTCGACGAGCCCGAGGCGGCGCTGTCGCCCAATCGCCAGCTGGCCGCGCTGTCGGCCATCGACCAGCTGGTCAAGCAGGACTGCCAGTTCATCATCGCCACCCATTCGCCGATCCTGCTGTCGTACCCGAACGCGAAAATCCTGCAGTTCGACGGCAGCGGCATCACCGAAGTGGCGTACGAAGACACCGAACATTTCGCCGTCACGCGCGATTTTCTCAACCACTATCCACGGCGCCTGCAGCAGCTGCTCGCCGATGACTGA
- a CDS encoding DUF1993 family protein: MNTTSTLTFRLATDADIAAMSAIRLAVTENRLRDPGRVTVAMYRDYLGRLGRTWVCEDDGVIAGFASADREQGSIWALFIDPAREGQGIGKRLLALAVDDLFEHGHAQIVLSTGADTRADIFYESQGWERGKMKDDIEVQYSLQRAREVQSMNDNLYEASVPVFRRYLRHLRAMLVLAEAHPDADALLGARLAPGMLTLAVQAEVAANFAVRACAPLAGSVLSQTGAFPASALRDSGTFAPTYDGLRQRIDFVLGFLNALTPAQFEGAASRVVSDRAGEALVTLPGQAFLLQYALPNFFFHMTAAYAILRQGGVAVGKADFDGFHVYSNA; this comes from the coding sequence TTGAATACCACCTCCACGCTCACCTTCAGGCTGGCGACCGACGCGGACATCGCCGCCATGTCGGCCATCCGCCTGGCCGTTACCGAGAACCGCCTGCGCGATCCGGGCCGCGTCACCGTCGCCATGTACCGCGATTACCTGGGGCGCCTGGGCCGCACCTGGGTGTGCGAGGACGATGGCGTCATCGCCGGTTTTGCCAGCGCCGACCGCGAACAAGGGTCGATCTGGGCGCTGTTCATCGACCCCGCGCGCGAAGGGCAGGGCATCGGCAAGCGCCTGCTGGCGCTGGCGGTGGACGATCTGTTCGAGCACGGGCACGCGCAGATCGTGCTCTCTACCGGCGCCGACACCCGCGCCGACATCTTTTACGAATCGCAGGGTTGGGAGCGCGGCAAGATGAAAGACGATATCGAAGTGCAGTATTCGCTGCAGCGCGCACGCGAGGTGCAATCCATGAACGACAATCTGTACGAGGCCAGCGTGCCCGTGTTCCGGCGCTACCTGCGCCATCTGCGCGCCATGCTGGTGCTGGCCGAGGCGCATCCGGATGCGGACGCACTGCTGGGCGCGCGCCTGGCGCCGGGCATGCTGACCCTGGCCGTGCAGGCCGAGGTGGCGGCCAATTTCGCCGTGCGCGCCTGCGCCCCGCTGGCCGGCAGCGTCCTGTCGCAGACTGGCGCCTTTCCCGCCAGCGCACTGCGCGACAGCGGTACATTCGCGCCGACCTACGACGGCCTGCGCCAGCGCATCGACTTCGTGCTCGGCTTCCTGAACGCGCTCACGCCGGCGCAGTTCGAGGGCGCCGCCAGCCGCGTCGTCAGCGACCGCGCCGGCGAAGCCCTGGTCACCTTGCCGGGCCAGGCATTCCTGCTGCAGTACGCGCTGCCGAACTTCTTTTTCCACATGACTGCGGCCTACGCCATCCTGCGCCAGGGCGGGGTCGCGGTCGGCAAGGCCGATTTCGACGGCTTTCATGTCTACTCCAATGCCTGA
- the pip gene encoding prolyl aminopeptidase has protein sequence MPAIPTCLFPPIQPTRHGMLQVDALHTIYWEEVGNPKGIPVLFLHGGPGAGLSPQHRRFFDPQQYRIILFDQRGAGKSTPLGEWRENTTQLLIGDIETLREQFGVDKWLVFGGSWGSTLALAYGQAHPERCLGFILRGIFLCTAAEVDWFLHGVRWFYPELYEEFVAPIPEAERADLLTAYTTRMLCDDPAVYWPAARAWSRFEGRRVFLLPQPEDTASDTLDLGVGRLESHYMANQGFLREDQLVQDVGRIAHLPCVIVQGRYDVICPPLSAYRLHQAWPGARLRMVADAGHGALEAGIAKALVGATEQFKRSGRFD, from the coding sequence ATGCCCGCCATTCCGACCTGCCTGTTCCCGCCGATCCAGCCGACCCGGCACGGCATGCTGCAAGTCGATGCGCTGCACACCATCTACTGGGAGGAAGTCGGCAATCCGAAAGGCATACCCGTGCTGTTCCTGCATGGCGGCCCGGGCGCCGGCCTGTCGCCGCAGCACCGGCGCTTTTTCGATCCGCAGCAGTACCGCATCATCCTGTTCGACCAGCGCGGCGCCGGCAAATCGACCCCGCTGGGCGAGTGGCGCGAGAACACGACCCAATTGCTGATCGGGGATATCGAAACGCTGCGCGAGCAGTTCGGCGTGGACAAGTGGCTGGTGTTCGGCGGCTCGTGGGGCTCGACCCTGGCGCTGGCCTACGGCCAAGCCCATCCCGAGCGCTGCCTCGGCTTCATCCTGCGCGGGATTTTCCTGTGCACCGCCGCCGAAGTCGACTGGTTCCTGCACGGCGTGCGCTGGTTCTACCCCGAGCTCTACGAAGAATTCGTGGCCCCGATTCCCGAGGCCGAGCGGGCCGACCTGCTCACGGCCTACACCACGCGCATGCTGTGCGACGATCCGGCCGTGTACTGGCCGGCGGCGCGCGCCTGGAGCCGCTTCGAGGGGCGCCGCGTGTTCCTGCTGCCGCAGCCGGAAGATACCGCCTCCGACACGCTCGACCTGGGCGTGGGCCGGCTCGAATCGCACTACATGGCCAACCAGGGTTTCCTGCGCGAGGACCAGCTGGTGCAGGACGTGGGCCGCATCGCGCACCTGCCGTGCGTGATCGTGCAGGGCCGCTACGACGTCATTTGCCCGCCGCTGTCGGCCTACCGCCTGCACCAGGCCTGGCCGGGCGCGCGCCTGCGCATGGTGGCCGACGCCGGCCATGGCGCGCTGGAAGCGGGCATCGCCAAAGCGCTGGTGGGCGCCACCGAGCAGTTCAAGCGCAGCGGACGCTTCGATTAG
- a CDS encoding DUF2721 domain-containing protein, with amino-acid sequence MNIQLTDIGHVIQLAIAPVFLLTGVCTNLMVLTNRLARIIDRSRVLEDRLDIAYHDAYMDELEVLYRRWHLVNYAIALSTACGLLICLVIALLFLGDTTNVALDQYIAGLFVIGMLCLIGSFVYLLREIFVASKTLRSRRHVRPRGSPPAAN; translated from the coding sequence ATGAATATCCAGCTCACCGATATCGGCCACGTCATCCAGCTGGCCATTGCGCCGGTGTTCCTGCTTACCGGCGTGTGCACCAACCTGATGGTGCTGACCAACCGCCTGGCGCGCATCATCGACCGCTCGCGCGTGCTGGAAGACCGGCTCGACATCGCCTACCACGACGCCTACATGGACGAACTCGAGGTCCTGTACCGGCGCTGGCACCTGGTTAACTACGCCATCGCCCTGAGTACCGCCTGCGGCCTGCTGATTTGCCTGGTCATTGCGCTGCTGTTCCTGGGCGATACCACCAACGTCGCGCTGGACCAGTACATCGCCGGCCTGTTCGTGATCGGAATGCTGTGCCTGATCGGCAGCTTTGTGTACCTGCTGCGCGAAATTTTTGTCGCCTCCAAGACGCTGCGTTCGCGCCGTCACGTGCGTCCGCGCGGTTCGCCGCCGGCCGCCAACTAA
- a CDS encoding SRPBCC family protein produces MFEVASSGEVRAAPAAVWKVLTNYDRMSEFVPDLKTSKVLSRTGNKAIIEQFGVASFLFIRRDIHLIVQATEEAMTSIDISLITGDMRVYECRWELVPVPETGGTRIVYSGRLVPKFYVPGMLGANIIRSDIERMMKAVLARLDRGDKPGN; encoded by the coding sequence ATGTTCGAGGTCGCGTCCAGCGGCGAGGTGCGCGCCGCGCCGGCGGCCGTGTGGAAGGTGCTGACCAATTACGACCGCATGTCCGAGTTCGTGCCGGACCTGAAAACGTCCAAGGTCCTCTCGCGCACCGGCAACAAGGCCATCATCGAGCAGTTCGGGGTGGCCAGCTTCCTGTTCATAAGGCGCGACATCCACCTGATCGTGCAGGCGACCGAGGAAGCGATGACGTCCATCGACATCAGCCTGATCACCGGCGACATGCGCGTCTACGAGTGCCGCTGGGAGCTCGTTCCGGTGCCCGAGACGGGCGGCACGCGCATCGTTTACAGCGGCAGGCTGGTACCCAAATTCTACGTGCCCGGCATGCTGGGGGCGAACATCATCCGCTCCGACATCGAGCGCATGATGAAGGCCGTGCTGGCACGGCTCGATCGCGGCGACAAGCCTGGCAACTAA
- a CDS encoding NADPH-dependent 2,4-dienoyl-CoA reductase, which produces MTIQAYPHLLAPLDLGFTTLRNRVIMGSMHTGLEDRFYNYGKLAAFYRERAKGGVGLIVTGGISPNRQGWLLPFGGTLNFAGDVYNHRRVTTAVHEEGGKILMQILHSGRYGYQPLVVSASNVKSPISPFKPRALTESGIEATIRDYARCARLAKRAGYDGIEVMGSEGYLLNQFLCARTNLRQDRWGGSIENRMRLPVEIIKRIRKTVGEDFIIMYRHSLLDLVEGGNTWDDVIKVAHALEAAGVTILNTGYGWHEARVPTIVTSVPRAAFASVAGRLRREVKIPVVASNRINMPFEADDIIARGDADMVSMARPFLADAQFVIKAASGRADEINTCIGCNQACLDHTFANKRASCLVNPRACHETELVYARTARPRKVAVVGAGPAGLSAATVAAECGHAVTLFDSSDTVGGQFKIAMQIPGKEEFAETIRYFSRKLELTGVTVRLGERVTREALLAGGFDDVIVATGIKVRMPPIEGIKHPKVLSYIDVLQKKAPVGKRVAIIGAGGIGFDVGEYLLHNPAHPLPLPVAEWAGEWGVDLAATTSGGLVAPHAAEPVRQLFLMQRKASKLGAGLGKTSGWVHRATLSRNGVVMLAGVTYNKIDDHGLHITVGGEERLIAVDNVIICAGQDSLTELMPEEGAAGGGPVFHKIGGAALAAELDAKRAIREGAELAARL; this is translated from the coding sequence ATGACAATCCAAGCCTACCCGCACCTGCTCGCGCCCCTGGACCTGGGCTTCACCACCTTGCGCAACCGCGTCATCATGGGTTCGATGCACACCGGGCTCGAAGACCGCTTCTACAACTACGGCAAGCTGGCCGCCTTTTACCGTGAGCGGGCCAAAGGCGGCGTGGGGCTGATCGTCACCGGCGGCATCTCGCCCAACCGCCAGGGCTGGCTGCTGCCGTTCGGCGGCACCCTCAATTTCGCCGGCGATGTGTATAACCACCGGCGCGTGACGACCGCGGTGCACGAGGAGGGCGGCAAGATCCTGATGCAGATCCTGCACTCGGGACGCTACGGTTATCAGCCGCTGGTGGTGTCGGCATCGAACGTGAAGTCGCCGATCTCGCCGTTCAAGCCGCGCGCGCTGACGGAAAGCGGGATCGAAGCGACCATCCGCGACTACGCGCGCTGCGCCAGGCTGGCCAAGCGCGCCGGCTACGACGGCATCGAAGTGATGGGCAGCGAAGGCTACCTGCTCAACCAGTTCCTGTGCGCGCGCACCAACCTGCGCCAGGACCGCTGGGGCGGCAGCATCGAGAACCGCATGCGCCTGCCCGTAGAGATCATCAAGCGCATTCGCAAGACCGTGGGCGAGGACTTCATCATCATGTACCGCCACTCGCTGCTCGACCTGGTCGAAGGCGGCAACACCTGGGACGACGTGATCAAGGTCGCGCATGCCTTAGAGGCCGCCGGCGTCACGATCCTCAACACCGGCTACGGCTGGCACGAGGCGCGCGTGCCGACCATCGTCACCTCGGTGCCGCGCGCGGCCTTTGCCAGCGTGGCCGGACGCCTGCGGCGTGAAGTGAAGATTCCCGTGGTGGCCTCGAACCGCATCAACATGCCGTTCGAAGCGGACGACATCATCGCCCGCGGCGACGCCGACATGGTGTCGATGGCGCGCCCGTTCCTGGCCGACGCCCAGTTCGTCATCAAGGCGGCCAGCGGGCGCGCGGACGAAATCAACACCTGCATCGGCTGCAACCAGGCCTGCCTCGATCACACCTTCGCCAACAAGCGCGCCAGCTGCCTGGTCAACCCGCGCGCCTGCCATGAAACGGAACTGGTGTACGCCAGAACGGCCAGGCCGCGCAAGGTGGCGGTGGTGGGGGCGGGTCCGGCCGGGCTGTCGGCAGCGACCGTGGCGGCCGAGTGCGGGCACGCGGTGACCTTGTTCGATTCGAGCGACACGGTGGGCGGGCAGTTCAAGATCGCCATGCAAATCCCGGGCAAGGAAGAATTCGCCGAAACCATCCGCTATTTTTCGCGCAAGCTGGAGCTGACCGGCGTGACGGTGCGGCTCGGCGAGCGGGTCACGCGCGAGGCGCTGCTGGCGGGCGGCTTCGATGACGTGATCGTCGCCACCGGCATCAAGGTGCGCATGCCGCCGATCGAGGGCATCAAGCATCCCAAGGTGCTGTCGTACATCGACGTGCTGCAGAAAAAAGCGCCGGTGGGAAAACGCGTGGCCATCATTGGCGCGGGCGGGATTGGTTTCGACGTGGGCGAGTACCTGCTGCACAACCCGGCGCACCCGCTGCCGCTGCCGGTGGCCGAGTGGGCTGGCGAGTGGGGCGTGGACCTGGCAGCGACCACCAGCGGCGGGCTGGTGGCGCCGCACGCGGCCGAACCGGTGCGCCAGTTGTTCCTGATGCAGCGCAAGGCGTCCAAGCTGGGTGCGGGGTTGGGCAAGACGTCCGGCTGGGTGCACCGCGCGACCCTGAGCCGCAATGGGGTGGTGATGCTGGCCGGGGTGACGTACAACAAGATTGACGACCATGGCCTGCATATCACGGTCGGTGGGGAAGAGCGCTTGATCGCGGTCGACAACGTGATCATCTGCGCGGGGCAGGACAGCTTGACGGAGCTGATGCCGGAAGAGGGCGCGGCGGGTGGTGGGCCGGTGTTCCACAAGATCGGCGGCGCCGCGTTGGCGGCCGAGTTGGACGCCAAGCGGGCTATCAGGGAAGGCGCGGAACTGGCGGCGCGTCTTTAA